A single genomic interval of Aegicerativicinus sediminis harbors:
- a CDS encoding DUF6090 family protein, translating to MRTLRNLRKSMLNNENARRYMVYAIGEIILVVIGILLALQFNNWAVEVKNQKEEQFYLTKLQHNLAQDTLYLRNRLNTLQFTDKVLDTVKAEIFNRDLDSFSNPSTGLAMVGVYKFSPQTSTFDNLLSTGKLELIRNQSLVDSIFTYYNDLKNFTLQRNESLETYTRETIGPYLLKQPGGIFSMKKIPDSYRSDPFFINALEFRKISISALTDDYKDVLSRSINLISLISNELKN from the coding sequence ATGAGAACTTTACGTAACCTCAGGAAATCTATGTTAAACAATGAAAATGCCCGTCGCTATATGGTCTATGCCATAGGCGAAATTATTCTGGTAGTAATTGGTATATTATTGGCATTACAATTTAATAACTGGGCGGTGGAGGTAAAAAATCAAAAGGAAGAACAATTCTACCTCACCAAACTGCAACACAATCTGGCGCAAGATACTTTGTATCTAAGAAATAGGTTGAATACCCTCCAATTTACTGACAAAGTCTTAGATACAGTTAAAGCTGAAATATTTAATAGAGATTTGGATAGTTTCAGCAACCCTTCAACTGGATTAGCGATGGTTGGTGTCTACAAGTTTTCACCACAAACTTCAACTTTTGATAACCTTTTGTCTACTGGTAAATTGGAATTAATTAGGAATCAATCGTTAGTAGATTCCATTTTCACCTATTATAACGATTTAAAAAACTTCACCCTACAACGGAACGAATCCCTAGAAACTTACACCAGAGAAACAATAGGACCATACCTTTTAAAACAACCAGGAGGAATCTTTAGCATGAAAAAAATTCCGGATTCCTATCGATCAGATCCTTTCTTTATCAATGCGCTAGAATTCAGAAAAATATCTATTAGCGCATTGACAGACGATTACAAAGATGTTTTAAGCCGCTCCATCAATTTGATATCCTTAATTTCAAATGAATTAAAGAACTGA